One stretch of Bacteroidales bacterium DNA includes these proteins:
- a CDS encoding PAS domain-containing protein, which translates to MKLNQLTPFTWKRLTITLSLIILASLLRIWPLQSLDSTLAWLTFYPAVMIVSVFGGLWAGLLGTILACSISYFLWFLIVPQPFIKTHGDVIGLFVFAITGAMIAGVSEAMRQANLRAIEAERQSKIATLAKSEERFQSTLDYLLEGCQIIGFDWKYIYLNRTAEIHNRRPNEELIGNRYQDMWPGIEKTEVFRIIKQTIEEKTASHLENEFVYPDGSHGWFDLSIQPVPEGVFILSIDITERKLREEQLYESEFRFTKLYENGPFGMVMADKEFRFKKQILCSAESWVMMKLKSVN; encoded by the coding sequence ATGAAACTGAATCAACTTACTCCATTTACATGGAAGCGTTTAACAATAACACTTTCCCTTATCATTCTTGCATCCTTACTTAGAATCTGGCCATTGCAATCATTAGACTCTACATTGGCATGGCTGACATTTTATCCTGCAGTAATGATTGTTTCGGTTTTTGGCGGACTTTGGGCCGGATTACTTGGAACCATACTGGCTTGCAGCATCAGTTACTTTTTATGGTTTCTCATAGTTCCACAGCCATTTATTAAGACTCATGGCGATGTTATCGGACTATTTGTATTTGCAATAACAGGTGCCATGATCGCTGGGGTCTCTGAGGCAATGCGTCAGGCAAATCTAAGGGCCATTGAAGCAGAGAGACAAAGCAAGATTGCAACCCTGGCAAAAAGTGAGGAAAGATTCCAGTCGACACTTGACTATCTTTTGGAAGGGTGCCAGATAATTGGTTTTGATTGGAAATACATCTATCTGAATCGAACTGCAGAGATCCATAATCGTCGCCCTAATGAAGAATTGATAGGTAACCGGTATCAGGACATGTGGCCTGGAATTGAAAAAACAGAAGTTTTTCGAATCATTAAACAGACAATTGAAGAAAAAACCGCGAGTCATCTTGAAAATGAATTTGTTTATCCGGATGGAAGTCATGGCTGGTTCGATTTGAGTATTCAACCGGTTCCGGAAGGAGTATTTATTTTATCCATAGATATAACCGAGCGTAAACTTCGGGAAGAACAGCTTTATGAAAGCGAGTTCAGATTTACAAAGTTGTATGAAAATGGTCCTTTCGGCATGGTAATGGCAGATAAAGAATTCCGGTTTAAAAAGCAAATCCTATGTTCTGCAGAATCATGGGTTATGATGAAGTTGAAATCCGTAAATTAA
- a CDS encoding SUMF1/EgtB/PvdO family nonheme iron enzyme, protein MLKAFFILTFISYELIVTVQNKPAIEWVTIPAGTFNVGSPACEAERDDNETMHQVNLSAFMMSRYEVTCEKYDLFSDATGRKKHPGIIVNRKDATSGKTHVRRGGSWNDCVKCCRSAYRDNVTPEYGDYSIGIRLVKSF, encoded by the coding sequence ATGCTGAAAGCATTTTTTATTTTAACGTTTATAAGCTATGAGTTGATTGTTACTGTTCAAAACAAGCCTGCCATTGAGTGGGTTACTATTCCCGCCGGAACATTTAATGTGGGAAGTCCGGCCTGTGAGGCAGAAAGAGATGATAATGAAACTATGCATCAGGTAAACTTAAGTGCTTTCATGATGAGCAGATACGAAGTAACATGTGAGAAGTACGATCTGTTTAGCGATGCTACCGGCAGAAAAAAACATCCGGGTATAATCGTAAACCGGAAAGATGCAACTTCCGGAAAAACCCATGTACGCCGTGGCGGAAGTTGGAATGATTGTGTAAAATGTTGCAGGTCAGCATATCGCGACAATGTCACACCAGAATACGGTGACTACTCTATTGGTATCCGTCTTGTCAAATCTTTTTAA
- a CDS encoding methyltransferase domain-containing protein, giving the protein MITKAEKFWDKQAVAFKNSESQSDAINKDIIARIRKHLSINDNVLDFGCATGTKTIELAGGVKHIHGLDLSSEMIRYALIKKKSRKQRMYLFQREHYQMMILRILPLIK; this is encoded by the coding sequence ATGATAACAAAAGCCGAGAAATTCTGGGATAAGCAGGCGGTTGCCTTTAAAAACAGTGAAAGTCAATCGGATGCAATTAATAAGGATATTATTGCCAGGATAAGGAAACATCTGAGTATAAACGACAATGTACTTGATTTTGGTTGTGCAACCGGGACAAAAACGATTGAGCTCGCGGGTGGAGTAAAACACATTCATGGCCTTGACCTCTCATCTGAAATGATCAGATATGCATTAATAAAAAAGAAGAGTCGAAAGCAGAGAATGTATCTTTTTCAAAGGGAACATTATCAGATGATGATTTTGAGAATTCTTCCTTTGATAAAATAA
- a CDS encoding PAS domain S-box protein: protein MKEDELIKVLHLEDDPDDSELVLTELGTLPFKIDYTRVDCEKDFRYQLEQNHFDIILADYNLPSFNGISALKICSECYPEIPFIIVSGTLGEDIAVQMLKYGASDYLLKQNLKRLATAVEHSLEEASLKQDKIKAEIELRESEEKFRTITENSADAIFVADQTGRYVFTNNRVTEMLGFSREEMISKTITDLAPENLIDKFNMLFNRLLAEGKVIGELELLKKDGSFLPVDLNAVILPGGFLYGSCRDITERIKASRDLEAAALRWVSTFDAISDTVYIVSKDYKILAMNRAGLENPVFSVEKTIGSKCYECIHNTSGPIPDCPCAKIKQFAESTSFEYEQDNKFYHLQVWPIPDADGKFESSVHILKDITDRKLTQKALEESEKKYRSIFENIQDVYYRINNDGIITEISPSIQRLSGYTSQELIGVPVSIFYYYPEERNQLLEKLSKNSEVWDYEVRMRTKDGMTKYTSLNAHLLLNSEGNPDGIEGSLRDIDERKHFELKLEEAKDRAEESDRLKTAFLHNISHEIRTPMNAIIGFSTILEEEDTTSENQKSFIKAIQEGSNQLLSIINDIVDISSIEANILKKSITKVNINDILESLYTQFQLKAVENSNSIQVTPGLRKEDAQIETDSTKLIQILSNLISNALKFTKNGKVEIGYKVKESMIEFFVSDTGIGIIDDQHLRIFENFYQVENELSRQYGGTGLGLAISKAYTELLGGKIWLQSEPGKGSTFYFNVPYINSESEVQREKEIKDFKYLKFKQPVIILVAEDDDQNFNLILHFLSDPQVKIMRALNGNEAVNLCKANNFDLVLMDLKMPLMDGYTATKIIKEHFPNLPVIAQTAFVTDTENAMASGCDDFLSKPFTREGILSIIHKHL from the coding sequence ATGAAAGAGGATGAATTAATTAAGGTCCTTCATCTAGAAGACGATCCGGATGATTCAGAGCTTGTTCTGACTGAGCTAGGAACACTCCCCTTCAAAATAGATTATACAAGGGTTGATTGTGAAAAGGATTTCAGATATCAGCTTGAACAAAATCATTTCGACATAATCCTGGCGGATTATAATTTGCCGTCATTTAATGGCATATCAGCTCTTAAGATCTGCTCTGAATGTTATCCTGAAATACCTTTTATAATAGTTTCCGGAACTCTTGGTGAAGATATAGCTGTTCAGATGCTGAAATACGGGGCCTCAGATTATCTTCTTAAACAGAATCTGAAGCGCCTGGCAACCGCTGTTGAACATTCACTGGAGGAAGCCAGCCTTAAGCAAGACAAAATTAAAGCAGAAATAGAATTAAGGGAAAGTGAAGAAAAATTCCGAACAATAACAGAAAACTCTGCCGACGCAATTTTTGTTGCTGATCAAACCGGAAGGTATGTTTTTACAAATAACAGGGTTACAGAAATGTTGGGATTCTCCAGAGAAGAAATGATCTCGAAAACTATTACCGACCTTGCTCCTGAAAACCTTATTGATAAATTTAATATGCTTTTTAATAGATTGCTTGCTGAAGGAAAAGTTATCGGAGAACTTGAACTTCTTAAAAAGGATGGATCATTTTTACCTGTAGATTTAAATGCTGTTATATTGCCCGGGGGCTTTTTATATGGAAGTTGCAGGGACATTACTGAAAGAATAAAGGCGAGCAGGGATCTCGAGGCAGCAGCTTTGAGGTGGGTGAGCACTTTTGATGCTATTTCAGATACTGTTTATATCGTTTCAAAAGACTATAAGATCCTGGCAATGAACCGTGCCGGACTGGAGAATCCCGTATTTTCTGTTGAAAAAACTATTGGTAGCAAGTGCTATGAGTGTATTCATAATACATCAGGACCAATTCCAGATTGTCCATGTGCAAAGATTAAACAATTCGCTGAAAGTACCTCATTCGAATATGAACAGGATAACAAATTTTACCATTTACAAGTCTGGCCGATACCCGATGCTGATGGGAAATTTGAGTCATCAGTTCATATTTTAAAGGATATTACCGATAGAAAACTGACTCAAAAAGCTTTGGAGGAGAGTGAAAAAAAATACCGAAGCATATTCGAAAATATTCAGGATGTCTATTACCGGATTAATAATGATGGAATTATAACAGAAATTAGTCCGTCAATACAAAGATTATCAGGATATACTTCTCAGGAACTGATCGGAGTGCCAGTATCAATATTCTATTATTATCCGGAAGAAAGAAATCAATTGCTGGAAAAATTATCAAAGAACAGCGAAGTATGGGATTATGAAGTCAGAATGAGAACTAAAGACGGAATGACTAAATATACTTCTCTAAACGCACATTTATTACTCAATTCTGAAGGTAACCCAGATGGTATTGAAGGATCTTTGCGTGACATTGATGAAAGAAAGCATTTTGAACTCAAACTTGAAGAAGCTAAAGACAGAGCAGAAGAGAGTGATCGCCTGAAAACAGCATTTCTTCATAATATTTCTCACGAGATCAGGACACCAATGAATGCGATAATCGGATTTTCTACTATTCTTGAGGAAGAAGACACTACTTCTGAAAATCAGAAATCTTTTATCAAAGCAATTCAGGAAGGAAGTAACCAGCTTCTTTCAATAATTAATGATATTGTTGATATCTCAAGTATTGAAGCGAATATTCTTAAGAAAAGTATTACTAAAGTTAATATCAACGATATTTTAGAGAGCCTTTATACACAGTTCCAATTAAAAGCTGTCGAGAATAGCAATTCTATTCAAGTCACTCCCGGCCTTAGAAAAGAAGATGCCCAGATTGAAACAGATAGTACAAAGCTGATTCAAATTTTGTCAAATCTGATTAGCAATGCTCTCAAATTCACCAAAAACGGGAAAGTTGAAATTGGCTACAAAGTTAAAGAATCTATGATAGAATTTTTTGTGTCAGATACCGGAATTGGGATAATAGACGATCAGCACTTAAGGATCTTTGAAAACTTTTATCAGGTTGAAAATGAACTCTCACGGCAATATGGTGGAACAGGTCTTGGCCTGGCAATTTCTAAAGCTTACACAGAACTTCTTGGAGGAAAAATATGGCTACAATCCGAACCAGGCAAGGGTTCGACATTTTATTTCAATGTTCCTTATATTAATTCTGAATCCGAAGTTCAGAGGGAAAAGGAAATAAAAGACTTTAAATATTTGAAGTTCAAACAACCAGTAATTATTCTTGTAGCGGAAGATGATGATCAGAATTTCAATCTTATATTACATTTTTTGTCTGATCCTCAAGTAAAAATAATGAGAGCATTGAACGGAAATGAAGCAGTTAATCTATGTAAAGCAAACAATTTCGATCTGGTGTTAATGGATCTGAAGATGCCGTTAATGGATGGCTATACTGCAACAAAAATAATCAAGGAGCATTTTCCAAATCTTCCTGTGATTGCCCAGACCGCATTCGTTACTGATACAGAAAATGCCATGGCTTCCGGCTGTGATGATTTTTTGAGTAAACCTTTTACCAGAGAAGGAATTCTTTCAATTATCCATAAACATCTTTAA
- a CDS encoding methyltransferase domain-containing protein, which produces MCINKKEESKAENVSFSKGTLSDDDFENSSFDKIIAGAIIHLLEDSEKVIRRIHELLKPGGLFISTTGCMKEKMASGKRLEVTSILIMKRLGIFPLHLNMYKASDVEKLIMDQNFEIVESEKIFDGITASFIVARKL; this is translated from the coding sequence ATATGCATTAATAAAAAAGAAGAGTCGAAAGCAGAGAATGTATCTTTTTCAAAGGGAACATTATCAGATGATGATTTTGAGAATTCTTCCTTTGATAAAATAATTGCTGGCGCAATAATTCATCTATTAGAGGATAGTGAAAAAGTAATCCGGAGAATTCATGAGTTATTAAAACCAGGCGGGCTGTTTATTTCAACAACCGGCTGCATGAAAGAAAAGATGGCCTCCGGCAAAAGACTCGAAGTAACATCAATTCTGATTATGAAAAGACTTGGAATATTCCCTCTGCACTTAAACATGTATAAAGCATCGGATGTAGAAAAACTAATCATGGATCAGAATTTTGAGATAGTTGAATCCGAAAAGATTTTTGATGGAATTACAGCCAGCTTTATTGTCGCAAGAAAACTCTGA
- a CDS encoding PAS domain-containing protein: protein MFCRIMGYDEVEIRKLTFKDLTHPDDLENDIKNVHKLMNKELAVYKTEKRYIRKDGQVVWGSLTVTSTYDSDGQFLYNLGIIEDITERKLASEALQETGIRLDLALNSSHSGVWDWDVATNKIIWSEQMYELFGTDMKVADASFDTWRAALHPDDKEQAELKIAEALKNKINLQNNYRVRLPDGKIRWINATGKAFYDTNGQPLRMIGICNDITEQKIADEKIREKDIEFRKLSANVPDLIFQFTRRPDGTYYVPIASEGIRNIFGCTPEDVVADFSPIGRVIYKDDVERVIHDIEYSAEHLTYFTCEFRVQIPGREIQWIYSNSTPERLPDGSVTWYGFNMDITSKKLAEEALREKSSRLDLAMQTANMAWWEMEISTGKVTFDKLKATMLGYQPEKFKHYTDFTALIHPEDLDKAMNAMKMHLSRLSEKYEVEYRIMNSAGEYKWFYDIGAIVKNDDNGAPLNVIGFVIDINARKNAEEEIIKLNETLEQRVEDRTVQLKEANHEMEAFSYSVSHDLRAPLRHVIGFSEKLESELRDKNDPEITRLTGKIKNAASRMSLLIDELLTYSRHGRAELKAVKLSLNAIIKNIIKEAADITKGRKIEWKISQFPDVIADSTLIKLVLQNLILNSIKFTSKKKNAVIEIGFYDKSKKEYTIFVKDNGAGFNNQYVDKLFGVFQRLHTNEEFEGTGIGLATVRRIIHKHNGSVWAEGVENEGATFFFTLPKRL, encoded by the coding sequence ATGTTCTGCAGAATCATGGGTTATGATGAAGTTGAAATCCGTAAATTAACATTTAAAGACTTAACCCATCCGGATGATCTGGAGAATGATATTAAGAATGTCCATAAGCTAATGAATAAAGAGTTGGCAGTTTATAAGACAGAAAAACGCTACATCAGGAAAGACGGGCAGGTGGTTTGGGGTTCGCTGACAGTTACATCCACCTATGATAGTGATGGTCAGTTTCTTTATAACCTGGGTATTATTGAGGACATTACCGAACGCAAATTAGCTAGTGAGGCGTTACAGGAAACTGGCATCCGCTTGGATCTTGCTTTGAATTCATCCCACTCCGGAGTATGGGATTGGGATGTAGCCACAAACAAAATTATCTGGTCAGAACAGATGTATGAACTTTTCGGTACCGATATGAAAGTTGCAGATGCATCTTTCGACACCTGGAGAGCTGCACTACATCCCGACGATAAAGAACAGGCTGAATTAAAAATTGCAGAAGCCCTGAAAAACAAAATCAACCTGCAAAACAATTACAGGGTTAGACTTCCGGATGGAAAAATACGATGGATCAATGCCACCGGTAAAGCATTTTATGACACAAACGGCCAGCCCTTGAGAATGATTGGAATTTGCAATGATATCACAGAACAAAAGATAGCAGATGAAAAAATTCGGGAAAAGGATATAGAATTCAGAAAGCTTTCAGCAAATGTGCCTGATTTAATCTTTCAATTCACACGTCGACCTGATGGGACATACTATGTACCAATAGCCTCGGAAGGAATCCGAAATATTTTTGGATGCACACCCGAAGATGTTGTGGCTGATTTTTCTCCTATTGGCCGGGTAATTTATAAGGATGACGTGGAAAGAGTAATTCATGATATTGAATATTCAGCTGAACATCTGACATATTTTACCTGCGAATTCAGAGTGCAGATACCAGGCAGGGAAATACAATGGATCTATTCCAACTCAACACCTGAAAGATTGCCTGACGGAAGTGTAACATGGTATGGGTTTAATATGGACATAACCTCAAAGAAACTGGCTGAAGAAGCACTGAGAGAGAAGAGCTCCAGGCTTGACCTTGCAATGCAAACAGCAAATATGGCATGGTGGGAAATGGAAATCAGTACTGGCAAAGTAACATTTGATAAACTTAAAGCCACTATGTTGGGTTATCAGCCTGAAAAATTTAAGCATTATACTGATTTCACAGCATTGATTCACCCGGAGGACTTAGACAAAGCAATGAACGCGATGAAAATGCACTTAAGCAGACTATCAGAAAAATACGAGGTTGAATATCGTATTATGAACAGTGCAGGAGAATATAAATGGTTTTATGATATAGGCGCTATCGTCAAAAATGATGATAATGGAGCGCCCTTGAATGTAATAGGCTTTGTAATAGATATTAACGCGCGTAAGAATGCTGAAGAAGAAATAATAAAACTCAATGAAACCCTGGAACAGCGTGTTGAAGATCGAACCGTTCAATTGAAAGAAGCCAATCATGAAATGGAAGCTTTTTCTTATTCGGTATCTCACGATCTTCGGGCACCCCTGAGACATGTAATAGGATTTTCAGAAAAGCTTGAATCAGAACTTAGAGATAAAAATGATCCGGAAATAACCAGGCTAACCGGTAAAATAAAAAATGCAGCATCAAGAATGAGTCTGCTGATAGATGAACTACTAACCTACTCACGCCATGGAAGAGCTGAATTAAAGGCAGTCAAACTATCATTAAATGCTATCATTAAGAACATTATAAAAGAAGCCGCTGATATTACCAAAGGCAGGAAGATTGAATGGAAGATAAGCCAGTTTCCTGATGTTATTGCAGATTCTACACTAATCAAACTTGTGTTGCAGAATCTGATCTTAAATTCGATAAAGTTTACCAGTAAGAAAAAAAACGCAGTAATCGAAATCGGATTTTACGATAAAAGTAAAAAGGAATATACAATTTTTGTTAAGGACAATGGAGCCGGTTTTAATAATCAGTATGTAGATAAATTATTTGGTGTCTTCCAGAGGCTGCATACCAATGAGGAATTTGAGGGAACTGGTATCGGTCTCGCTACTGTTCGAAGAATCATACATAAGCATAACGGATCTGTTTGGGCTGAAGGAGTAGAAAATGAAGGGGCGACTTTCTTTTTTACTCTTCCAAAGAGACTATGA
- a CDS encoding response regulator: MKIQLNRILLVEDNENDLELTIDAIKKNNLANELDIARDGSEALDYLFYKGKWKSRESGNPAVILLDLKLPKVSGMEVLKKIRETDQTKMIPVVILTSSNEEKDIIEGYRLGTNAYVVKPVVFNEFIEAVKLVGAFWGIINKPPLKT; the protein is encoded by the coding sequence ATGAAAATCCAGCTTAATAGAATATTGCTTGTTGAAGATAATGAAAATGACCTGGAACTGACAATCGACGCCATAAAGAAAAATAACCTTGCAAATGAATTGGATATCGCAAGAGATGGATCAGAAGCTCTTGATTATCTTTTTTACAAGGGCAAGTGGAAATCAAGGGAAAGTGGTAACCCAGCTGTAATTCTCCTTGACTTAAAACTTCCTAAGGTCAGTGGTATGGAAGTTCTGAAAAAGATTAGAGAAACCGATCAGACAAAAATGATCCCGGTAGTGATTCTTACATCTTCAAATGAAGAAAAGGACATAATTGAAGGGTACCGTCTGGGAACAAATGCATATGTTGTAAAACCAGTTGTATTTAATGAGTTTATAGAGGCAGTTAAGCTCGTAGGTGCTTTCTGGGGTATTATTAATAAACCTCCGTTAAAAACTTAA
- a CDS encoding carbonic anhydrase — protein MDKLLSINTLEDILPQYRQTPIGLLLEFHNLNRPLEIYEKAQLLVGMCMDNRKHLHMPDNFAFIIRSGGANLRYSEFKVSYAIAVGQVSYIALIGHNNCGMVNLISRRTEFIDGLVATAGWTKERAEEQFMNYAPMFEISNETEFILSETKRLRLRYPKIMIAPLFYLVEDNKLYFIEES, from the coding sequence ATGGATAAGCTTTTGTCAATTAACACGTTAGAAGACATACTTCCGCAATATCGTCAAACCCCGATTGGATTGCTCCTGGAGTTTCATAACCTGAACCGGCCACTTGAGATATATGAGAAAGCTCAGCTTCTTGTTGGTATGTGTATGGATAACCGTAAACACCTTCATATGCCCGATAACTTTGCCTTTATCATTCGTTCAGGCGGGGCAAATTTAAGGTACAGCGAGTTCAAAGTTTCTTATGCAATTGCTGTAGGCCAAGTAAGCTATATCGCACTGATAGGACACAACAACTGTGGAATGGTTAATCTGATTTCACGACGTACCGAGTTTATTGACGGCTTAGTAGCTACAGCTGGATGGACTAAAGAAAGGGCAGAAGAGCAATTTATGAATTACGCTCCTATGTTTGAGATCAGCAACGAGACTGAATTTATTCTAAGTGAGACAAAAAGGCTGCGGCTAAGGTATCCCAAAATCATGATTGCTCCCCTATTCTACCTTGTCGAAGACAATAAACTTTATTTCATTGAAGAAAGCTAG
- a CDS encoding isoprenylcysteine carboxylmethyltransferase family protein, producing MKTGYILKHLTGTLVFFLILFLSAGRFYYWQGLIYTGIGLIMGILSYTLLKPDAELLEERSKPGEGTKSWDKMLLGLSFLATIAMYIVAGLDSGRYYWSPDFHWSLTLAGIILTATGQLLFIVAQKQNRFFSSTVRIQTEREHIVCDTGLYKVVRHPAYMGSTIQAIGFPLLLGSLWSIIPVVFMIILHIMRTLWEDETLRKELKGYTAYTLKTKYRLIPFAW from the coding sequence ATGAAAACAGGTTATATTCTTAAACACCTCACAGGTACACTGGTGTTCTTTCTCATTCTGTTTTTGAGTGCGGGCAGATTTTATTACTGGCAGGGTTTGATTTATACAGGCATCGGACTGATAATGGGTATCCTGAGTTATACACTGCTCAAACCTGATGCTGAACTTTTAGAAGAACGTTCAAAGCCTGGAGAGGGAACCAAAAGCTGGGATAAAATGTTATTGGGACTATCGTTTCTGGCTACTATTGCTATGTACATTGTGGCCGGACTTGATTCGGGACGTTATTACTGGTCACCGGATTTCCACTGGAGCCTGACTCTGGCCGGGATTATCCTCACCGCAACCGGACAACTGCTTTTTATTGTGGCACAGAAACAGAACAGATTCTTTTCAAGCACTGTCAGAATACAAACTGAAAGAGAACATATTGTTTGTGATACAGGACTGTATAAAGTTGTAAGGCATCCTGCTTACATGGGATCAACTATCCAGGCTATTGGATTCCCGCTTCTGTTAGGATCTTTGTGGAGCATTATTCCTGTTGTCTTTATGATCATTCTGCACATAATGAGAACATTATGGGAAGATGAAACCTTAAGGAAGGAGCTGAAGGGGTATACTGCTTATACTCTTAAAACCAAATACAGGCTGATACCATTTGCATGGTAA
- a CDS encoding DUF4256 domain-containing protein — protein sequence MSKVDTRKELIPEQQDEQLNTLKLRFEKNMIRHNDLEWDKVKAKLKSDTRKLWSLCEMEKSGGEPDVIGFDKKTGEYIFYDCSAESPAGRRSICYDGEALESRKENKPQTSAVDMAAEMGIELLTEEQYRDLQKTGQFDLKTSSWVKTPANIRKLGGALFCDRRFDQVFVYHNGAESYYAARGFRGLLRV from the coding sequence ATGTCAAAAGTCGATACAAGAAAAGAGTTGATACCCGAACAACAGGATGAACAGCTCAATACTTTGAAATTACGTTTTGAGAAGAATATGATCCGGCATAATGATCTTGAATGGGATAAAGTTAAGGCAAAGCTTAAATCTGATACCAGGAAACTGTGGTCACTTTGTGAGATGGAAAAAAGCGGCGGTGAACCGGATGTTATTGGTTTTGATAAGAAGACCGGAGAGTACATATTTTATGACTGTTCAGCGGAGAGTCCTGCAGGCCGGAGAAGCATCTGCTACGACGGAGAAGCACTGGAGTCCAGGAAGGAAAATAAGCCCCAAACCAGTGCAGTTGATATGGCTGCGGAAATGGGGATTGAACTTTTAACTGAAGAACAATACAGGGATCTTCAGAAAACCGGACAATTCGATCTTAAGACATCGAGTTGGGTAAAAACACCTGCAAATATCAGAAAACTTGGAGGTGCGCTCTTTTGCGATCGTCGCTTTGACCAGGTCTTTGTTTATCACAATGGGGCAGAATCTTACTATGCTGCCAGAGGGTTCCGAGGATTGCTTAGAGTCTGA